The genome window TCTGTCTGAGGACGGTAAGGAAGGGCTCGACACTGAAGGGTTTGACATAATTAAACTGGCACTCCTGTTGCATTGGGGAGAACAGACTGGAGGGGCACAAGATGAGGACAATGAAAAGAACagagatcagggcgcctgggtggctccgtcgttaagtgtctgccttcggttcaggtcatgatcccagggtcctgggatcgagtcccctatcgggctccctgctcagtgggaagcctgcttctccctctcccactccccctgcttgtgttccctctctagctgtgtgtctctgtcaaataaataaataaaatctttaaaaaaaaaaaaaaaagaaaggaaaagaaaaaaaagaacagtgatcATTGGATAAAACGTGGGGAACTCCAACCTTTGCAAAAGTCTTTGGAGCAATACTAAGAAATTATTATAACGGCCAGAGGAGAATAGGAACAAGCTGGGCACAAaagtgaaagcaagagagaatttAAGAGTGAGTTATAAAAGGTTAAATACTAGAAAGGTCAAGGAAGATAAGGAAGGATAGAAATTTGGCAATATGGAAATTAATTACTAGTTAGTGACCTTTGCAACAGTAATTTCAGGGTAATAGTGAGAGCAAATGCAATACTACAGAGggttaaagaatgaatggaaaatgaGGAAAGCATCAGGTTTTTAGGTTAAGGACCGTGACAGTAACATCACAGATCCTTCCTTAATAAATACACGTTGAATCAATGATTTGATGTGCAAGGCCAGGTACCGAATGAGCGCTATGCTCCTGTTCAGTTCAGTACAATCAGATTATGTTAGGGGATGCATGGCTAGAGAGAATTCTGGAGGAGAAAGAACTTTTCCATGACCCTCTTAGGGTCCTTCGCTGAGCCTAAAAATCAAACTGACAAAGATTAAAGGAggaaagcatatttattttaatatgttttacaTGACATGGGAGATTTCATATGGAAATAAAGACTCAAAGAAATGCTTAAGCCTAAGTGTTTTTATACTAGGTTTGACAGAGTGGAAAGTCAtgaaaaatgacaggaaaaaagGGTATGAGTGAAGGGTAGCGAACGGGGAAATTTAGCAAGGCCTATTCATTCAGATTCTTCTTTGCTTCCCTCTGActtcagagacagaaatgctcctTCTAAAATCATGTTTTGGAAGAGTATTAACTGACATGAGAAAATGAGTAAGTGTACAGGGGTATCACactgagattttaattttctcctatttttgtttccatgttttccaaGTTTAACAATTAACAGATCTATTTTCTAATTAGAAACCTTGGTTTTTAAAGTATGTTGGATATCATTGCTGAgaaaattttatggttttctaaTTTTCAGAGCTTACGGTGATCCATTGTGTGCTGTCTGGAAGCCACCGTTTGGCACAGCAGCAAGGAAAAATGAGAGGATGACAAGTCTGCAATTATAACCTGACCAGTGGAGCTTGTTACATGAACATTTAGTAACACTGTAAATACTAGCaacattttctgtatatttgttcTTAAGAGACATTTGCTTGAAAACACAAacattgaggatttttacatgatttatttaataataaaccAATTAAAGATACAAAAACGTTTAGAGGattccaaaatttaaatttttgtttaaatacaaATTCACTCTGTAATATGAAAACATATAACATCAGACCTCTaaacataatgatttttttcatctacAAAAATTTCTCCTTTGCTGTGCTAGAAAATTTgcagaaaacaatttttcttgtgaaattaaatgtacattatttacagttgaaaaagtaATCTAAAAGCTATTTCATTTCAGAGActtagatatatatgtatattatcttTGTATGCAACCCCCCCACTCCCAATAAAAAATGATCCAAAATATAAAGCAATTATGCTTTTATAGAAACTGACTACTCAGCCAGATTAGCCCAAGGCTTGGTTGCTTTCTGGGCCCTTAAGAAAGAGCTCTGACTCTTTCAGAATGGCAGTATATCGTTTAGCAGTCGGCAACGTAAGTTTACTAATGGACCACGGTGCACAGTGGCCTGAAGAGTTAATGAACAAAGTATTTAGGAAGAATTCAGATTCAGAGCAGATCTTACAGGTAACAGAAGAATGAATTTTGTAGGGCcacttatttttctgtaatatgtTAGCTATATTTACATTAAGAAATATGTGATAATGTTTTAGTTgatttaactttaaaatacagGAGCTAGAAACTTCAAATTTAGAACCAGAAAGCAAACTGGAGATCATCAAGTCTAATCCAATGcatcccccccttccttttttgaGAGAACTGAGGCCCAAAAAGATCCAGTGGCTTTGCCCAGTTATACAACCAAGCCAGCAGGAGAGCCACTCGTAGGCTGATGCTTTTGTACTCTCCTGCTTCTGAAGTAACGTTCAGCCATATCATggacattttccaatttttcatgttattttttacatattcatAGTTCCTTATACAGTGCAATCAACTGAAGTCAATCTAAGTGAAATCATAATTTTAACAAAGTAGAAAATAGGTGTCTTGCATCTGGAAGAGTCAAGACTTTCACTTACacaaatggaatgaaaatagTTCCTACATAAATTTCCTGTTGCCTTATATTGACGTACTGTATTTACAAAAGAATCAGAAAAGCTAATaccatgtaaaattaaaaaagaaacgtTAAAAATGCTTATGATATAGCAACTGAAAAAAAATCGGAAAAGAAGGTCTTCATAGTATAAAATGCCTGTTCCTTCACAATTGAATTCTGAAACATTTGGAGAACAAAGAGAAGCACTTGGGTTCCCTCCCTCATCCAACAAAGTCAACATTAActctaaattaatatttttaacaattaacTACAAAATTAGGAACATTTGTAGAATTTCTCTGAGAATCAGTCAGATAGTCTGCAGACAACTGACAaggttcaattaaaaaacaatcatCCATAATTCCTTTGgtatattaattaaaaagagtTGGGTTCCAGCAATTCATTTTGTTTCATAGCTACCTGAGAGACAAATCCGTTGGAATTGGATACCACCATCACATAAGGCTGCGGCTGcggctcagttttctcactgtCTTCTTTCCAATTATCTTCAGCTTCCTTTTTCACCGCTTCCTGCGTAagagtttttgtttcttgagCTTTGATAACTGAAGTGATGACAGTGCCAGGTGGGTGAGCAACGAGTTGTGAACTTCGAGGAGAAAAGGTCACCACGGGGGTCGCAGCACTGAAGGACGGAGATGAAGCCACGGTGACCGTGCCATTGCTGATGGACTGCACATTGCTGGTAAGGACCTGCTGCACATGTGCAGGGCTCAGGACAATGGAAGGAGGGGAGCCCGGCTTTTGGGACTGCAGCATGACGTTTTCTTTCAGTACTGTCATGGGCTGTGATGACGGAATGGcttgtaaaataaatttctgagaCCCCGCACCTGAAGATGGATCCGTGCTGGCTATCACTGTTGTGATTGGCACAGTCTGGAGTGTTACTGTATGCAAATGCTGATTCCCAGGAGACACAACCACTGGAACTTGGGCAGGAGCCTGTATAGTCCTATTGAGATgatgaaataacagaaaatcaGCATATTCTAGAATTATTTGAAACTTTAACATTTGACAAGTCGTTCTGACAAAATAGAGGAGTCATACATTTGAAATGCTGCTTCCCATATCTTCGACACAGCAAAAACATCAAACCAGACCCTGTCTCATAGGGAATGCCCGAAACAAAACTCTCAAGCTATTAACTCTGATACTATCTGATGGGGCGAAGAAAGTCTGTGCAAAGTGCCACATTAATGCATATAGGGAAGCAATTTTGTTTGAAAGGAGGAGGATATCAAAATGCTTGGCAAAGAAGTTAGGTATGAGCTGCTTGAAAGAAAAttgggaattttaaaacaaatgtattgGATTCacactcattatttttaatacttgagGGACAATGCTCATCCACAATTACCAAACTTTATAGGATTGTAATTGTTTTCAACctctttttctatatatagaagaaaaattctcaattaactaaaataaaaaaacacctcAGTCTTAAATGTATATGTGACAGAACTATCAGAAgaaatttggttttttttagaagaaatttaATAGTTCACAGTTCATATCATATTACATGAAGTAAAtcacaaataaatttaattcatgATGATTCTTTAGGCTGGCAGAGAGAGCAAAAAAAAAGGGCAAGCTTTGGCAAAATAAACAGAAGCATGTTTTAGCAGTTTTCTCAGCTCAAATAATCTTCACAAATTTTAGCCATAAAGCTACAATttaacataaaatcttttaatgtaAACCCAGTTTATGTAAGGTTGTTAATCCCAGTTATTAAAGAGATACATAAATGATATTGTGAGTCGATccaattttaaaagttcactgCTGTGAAAATTACAGTTATGGCCattgttaatataaaataaatgcagctGAAAAAACTCAGCATGTGGATCTCAACTGTGTTTCCTCTGAATTCTGTAAagctattttacaaaaaaaatagatgattccTACGTCAAATGATTAACAGCTAGATTGGCCCCCATAATCTGAATGTTAATCACTGCACATAGATTATTATAGGCAAATTTTAGTAAGTTATAGTTATGTGGCCTGTCACATATGTGAGAAGTGAAACTCTGGAGAAAAGAAATGGGCTAAGtggaaatatgaaagaaaattcagTGCAACTTAAGAGAAACTCAAAGCAAGTGGAAAGACACAGGATGACCAGAGCCTACCCATTATGATAGGATTCTGATTTCCAAGTTCAGATTCCAGCCAAGTTGTCACTGTGAGGATCAGTCTAGAGCAGGATATTAGCAGCTCTTTTGAAGGACAGAGCTAGAAAAGAGTACGAGTTGGGTAATGAAGATTTTTAATAGGTGGGCAGGGGATGACTAGAAATAAAGGCCAGATTTACTGATATTATTGGTCAAGCAAGGAAGAGTTGGAAGAATACAGAATAACTTTGGGAGTCAGGCAGCTTTTCCAAAATATACTGtgcctcctttctcccctctgccGACCTGAATCAGGATATCCTGGGTGGAATCTGAGCCTGGGTATGGTACCTGACCCTGCAGCCAGAGATCATTTCTTAAATGAAGGGCTTCCCATGACAAGAGTTCCTGTACATGTATATACAGATAAAACAGTACACATGGTATATAGTAAGCACACTGGTTGTATCTCGGAATATGTACAGTCTTGCCACCCGTAAGtactattacccccattttacacataaagAATTAATGCACAAAGAGGGTGAACAGCTAGCATAAGGTGACCAGTTAGATAAGAAAAGAGGCCATCTGACTGCAAGGCCTCTGCTTAAACATTACAACACACTGCCACTTCTTCAGTCCTAAATAACTTCAGCTAAAGATGAATATTATCTATTATATCTTTAAACTGTGGGCAATTACCAACCTTTAATACACAACTccaccttcctcttttcctcccccagGTGTGGCACAAGCAATAATGTACTTGGAAATTTTCCATATTGCTAATCAGGGCTACCACTAGACTTTCAATGCTTTTGTTCAAGCCAGAAAAAGACCACCTTTTCTCAAAACACCTGACTGCCATCTGCCAGAAAATACATATACTCATCTATAATAtctacaatgtaaatatactggcttatttgaacatattctaaaataattttcgCTAATAAAAAATTCAGAGATTAAAGGTAAAATATGCAGCCTTTTCCCAaccacagaaattttaaattatttttgtcttagtTAATGATTAAACAGTCAGTTGTGTCTGGTGATGTTATATAACAAAGGTTATAGTATagtttactttataaaaatttcCTAAGCTGCTTGTAACCAGTGGTATAatactggaaatttaaaatacctcaaactggggcgcctgggtggctcagttggttaagcgactgccttcagctcaggtcatgatcctggagtcccaggatcgagccctgcatcgggctccctgctcagtggggagtctgcttctccttctgaccctcccccctctcatgctctctctatctcattctctctctcaaataaataaataaataaaatcttttaaaaaataaaaaaaaatacctcaaactTTCTGAGACTAAAAAAGATATACACTATAACATTTAGTTTTTACTGCATATCTACTCAGATGTCAAGAATGTCATTTAACTGTTACAATCACCTGTAAAGTTaagtattatctttattttacagatgaggaaacagactcagaataGTTAGTTAATCCAATTCAATGTTACATCTAATAATTGACAAGGTTGGATGGCTGGAAAGTTATGCCTACATTCTTCCTACTCCATTACTTTGCTTTTAAGATAACATTATACATTTTTAGAGGCTAATTTACTCAAAAGACCCTAAGACAAACTATTAGTGCTTGAATAAATATTGTAGAGAAAGAAGTTATGCTAGGTAGGTATATGGACTTGCAAGTCTACCAAGGgacaattttaggaaaaaaattgacCAGAGGCTTACAATTTCATTAtagttgtttctttaaataacatGAAGCCAGAGTCAAAatcaaaatttgtaaaaattgagCACATATACCATAAATCAATTAAGAAAAGCTTAATAGATTTCCACATAGACACATGCAATTATGTGAGAATAAAAGGAGGAGCAaaggaaaaattgagaaaagaaaaaacatgttgCTACTTCATTGTAAAATAACTGGTAATTCATGAGAGTTAAGTGAATCAGCAGGCAGGGCGGCAAATCATTAAGCTCACTGCTTTGGACTAAACTGCTTGCATTAAAACACTGTCTCCACCACTTACTAGATGTGACCAGGCTCCTTGGCCTCTCcttgccttggtttcctcatctgtaaaataggaataatattaCCTATATCTCATTGATCTGTGAGGATATTAGACATTAATATATGGAAAAGTGTATGAAATACAGAGAGTGCTTTGAAAGTGTCAGTTCTTGTTGTTACATTAATTTAATAATCTAATTTTAAGTCATATATATTCCATCTTCTCttagctacagaaaaaaaatctttaaatggtctttgattttattaataagtagttataaagataagaaaaatatagcCAAAGTACTGTTACTTTTCTTAGGAGTGATAATATGGTTACTTAGGGTAATCTCTCTATTCTTAAGAGCTGTATGTTGAAATGTTTAGGAGTGAAATGTCGTAAGGATGTCAACTTACTTGACAAATAGCCAAACAGAAAAAAgggtataaataaatacagagcaAAAACAAATAAGGCAAAACACTATCAACTGTGAATCCAGGAGGATGTAAATAGGTGTTCATTGTACTATTTCAATctgttgatattttgaaaattttcataatgaaaagttGGGGTAATtataaaaaatccaaaaaaataaattgctaagCAAGTAATGAAAAATGATTCTagtaatacattaaaatttcAGAGTAATATGTACAATTTGCTTGAAATTTATTtaacactttttctttctttctatataatGGAAGGGAATACCAGCAAAACCCGAGTCATTATATTCAGCAGCTGTTAGTCTTCAAAGAGTATTATTATTCATTAACTTTCACCTTTCCACATCTAATAATTTCAGGGAATAAAATGCATTCCATAAAAGGTTTAACTGCTTTAAAATAAGTAGGATTTTTGGGAGATACAAATAAAAGGTACAGccaaaagagagaatttttttaaaagccaaaggaATGATGatgaatgtgtgtatatacatacacataaatataaaatgattttttcaagttttgaaaagttaaattttgttatttcattatATAAGCAGTCCACTTAGAGAACTCATTGCTCTGAGAGGAGATACAGAATGAATATATAAACTACTTCAAAATAAGTTCTATAAATCTGAAGGGATGTTATGTGTCAGACACTAGGTTAAAGTGGTAGGAGAAGgacaatgaataaaatgtggcTCCTACAGATTTAAACATATAGGAGGAGATGAGCATGAAAGTCAACCGCAACACCTGGCTCATTGACCAGACTGCGGTGCACCCAAGCAGTAAGCCTGAGCTAGAAGGCAAGGAAGGAATCACGAGCAGAGTGAGGGCTGGTGCAGAAGCTCCAGAAATTTGACTGCACTCTGTGTGCAACACAGATCTAACCACAGCTGCAAGAAGGTAATGTAGCAAAGCTGTTACTAGGAGTCTTACATAGGTTggaccaaagagaaaaaaataatagaggcAGGAAGCAGGCAGGGAGTCCACagaataatccagaataatcagGGACCTCggaaatgaaaattctgaaaagtacACCAAAAGACAGTTTGCAAATCAGGGATAGGGAGTGTATTATAGTGTTTTAATATCTGGCACTGAGTATCATTCAGCAGTTGACATTCAGAGTAATACTGCATCCAATACAGTATCACAATTGAATACCTTTCAGAGCTAGAGGTATGTGGGGTTTTTTATGGGGGGGGAGGGCCcggtatttgtttttattctcaagGTATAAAAAGCAAATTGATTACAGATGctaaaaaataactgaatcacTCCAAGAAGGGGATCCTAGTGATTAGCTGTGGCCATGTACTGTTTCCTATcaacacaaatacacacaatGATAAGATGACAAAGAGCCTAGAAACCACTGAGAGGAATCACATCCAATGAGATACTCAGTCATCACACATAACCAATAATTGAcctagaggaaaataaaatattaaaaggcaAATAGATAAGTACTCCTTTAATAACAGTTAAAGATTTATCATTCCtaattaaaatggggaaaatgtaaTCTTTATACTCATTGCAAGTCAATTTTCATGATGCCAAAAGTTTATATGGGCCATACAAGGAAGACTGGAACTTCTAACTCTGCCTTGATTCTGGGTAATGTTTCTTACTTCAAGATCAACTCAACAAAAATCCGGCATTTATATTCTCGAATATACGAATGTAAGACTAAAGTCACCTAATGAAAGCAATCAAAGAATCATTTTTATTGGATTTGGAAGGGTTCctatattttatcataattcaTATTCTGGAAACTCATgatagtagaaaaagaaaaaaaaatactgcaaatgTCCATCTAATTTTCtgccttcctccttttcctccattCTATATCAGCGAGACCAGTCCCAAATTCTGCAAAAGACCAGTCTAAAGCTGATAAGGTTTCCTTGGCCAATTTGTTGTTTCATATCTTTCCTGGGGCTCTGAGGCAAATTTGATTTGATTGCTAAAAAACTATTCCTCCAATTTCTGTCACTCTAAAAGCCTGAAAAAGTGGACCTTAGATTCTTGGCCTCCCTACCTCTTTGGACTTTAGAACTGTTCCGTGATAGGATCTTCCCAAGGAATAATGTTATTTCTTGGAACTCACTACATTCCAGAAGGTCACAATATGTCAATTTATGTGGAATTTTTACAGCTTCTGACTTTGGAAAAAAGATCTGAAACCATTCGCTGTATTTTCTAATATGTGGATCCCTTCTTGTATGGATCAATCGAATTATACAAAGGTAGAGTGGACAATATTTAAATGGATAGAACAACATCAGGTAAtgacaaagttaaaaataaggaatCACTGATACAATCAGCTGCTGAAAACAATCTGCTGAACAAGATCTCTGgcttaaaaatcaatgtaatttttattttcacttctgaATCCTGACCCAGAGTCATCAACGAGTAATGACTCTGGTCAGAAACATCACATAATGACACGCATCGATAAGTTTAGTTTTCTCACCTAATACTCTGAACGGAAGAATGTAACGTTTCGTCCTGCACGCTGCTGGCTccgcctgcttctccttctgggacgGCTTGTACTGGCTGTACGACATGAATAGTCCGGAAGAGCTGGGTGGGGTACGGAGACTGTGTGGGCTGCACTGTCCTCAGGACTTCGGACGGCTGTGCGACTTCCACAGGATCTTTGGGTTTTGTAGCTTTAGAATTCCCTGGTTTGAGAACTGTAGTGGCTCCTCCTTTCATCCCTGGACTTGAAGATACTCTCGACCTGCTTGCTTGGTTTCTACTTGAAGTGGTTGTTGAAGCCAGTGATGGATCTGAAGACTCTATGCTGGAACCTGGATCCTCATCATCtatataaataagatcttttGGCATTTCCTTAAACTGATACACCAAGCGTTGACCTTCTACTTTTGCCAGAATACCCCTTTGGTAATAGTACCTATTCAAAGCAGacaattttatcaatattttattcagttaaacataaattaaaattatgttcaaCAAAACTGAAGTTCTTTAATCATAAACAAAAGTTTAAAGTTGGCAACAAGTGGGAGAAGAATTTCAATGAAGGGCAGTTATTTTGTATAAAATGGTATAATTAAacacattattttctaaataaatgtaaaacacacaTACTCACAGCTAAAGAAAAATCCTTATTATCAACTAAACCTAAAACCAATTCTGACGAGGGGATTGTTGATAAAATACGTGGATTATCCTAGTCAttcacttttcttccttcatctccCCTTCTTCCAACTTGCCGGAATAATCAAATCCACTACAAACCTCAAGAGTTTATTTCCCTTCCATAGTTTATTATAATGTCCTTACCAGTTTAAATTTGATTCAGTAAATCTGATTcagttttccatataaaatttaatgATGTACAAATAGAAGTGACTCAAATTTTGTCATTGATTTTAATTAGATCAAGAATCTAAAAAGtgtgagttaaaaaaacaaacacacacaaactgtAACTAAATAGTTCTGGTTTAAGAAGGTTATCAAGTTATCAGATGACTGCTACTTCTAATAACTCTTTCTCAAACAGATGCATATCTCGAAGAATAACCTGGATCACAGAAAAACACACTAAAAGTGAGCTTAGGAATAAAATGATAACCTGCCCAGTTCAAAATGTACACAATACCTAATATTATTCTTGAAGCATTTATTCCAACATAATACAGATCATACCTGAGATTTACGTTTAAAAAATGCAGCCTCTTATTAAGTACCTGCATTACCCCTACATGTTAATTTTGTGCTGAATTCGAGTTTAACAGCTCAAAACATAGGAGCCCTTGGTCAATTTATAACTCCTGATGAGAGTTTACATTTTCTAATCCCTTTACAAGTAAAATATCTGTTGTTtgcatgaacatttttttttttgaagaaaaacattttcccagATCAGAATAGGACTTCAATTTAAATATGTACTGATTTCTAGAAGTAGCGTGGTCTTAGCACTTCgataataaaattcaccatttttgtAATCCTCTACCTTTTTAGAAGTTACCTAACTTTTTAGTATTTAGGAAACAATATTCTTAACACAATGAACTACAAAAACTTCATGTACCTGAGAGCTCTTCCCATGGTCTCGTAATTCATGTCAGGCTTGTTTTTGTGCTTCCCCCACAACCTGGATACTGCTTTAGAATCTACCagtttaaaaatgcctttttctCGCTGGGTCCATTTGATATATTTAGGACAAGTAGCTTTGTCCTGGAGCAGTGCCAGTAAAAACTCCCAGAGATAAATTGTGTTTcctaaaacaaaagcaatttgTTTGACCAAAATTtcattggaaaagagaaaaattaaacacaacTAAAAGCCTTGTAAGTTCCCTCTATAGTTAtacaaaaatattacataatttgCTTAGCACTGGTGATAATTTTTAGGGTCTAATATAGGTCTTTTTATTCATCCCATATGAGATGTCTGGACAGAGCGATATTGGCAATTAGATTTATGATGActtgaaaataaagcattttgagATGATGAAGCACTTTTCCTACCTCTTTCAGAACTATTACATAAAAGAGCCAGTGAACAAATGTTGTACGAAACCTCTCAATAGTTGTTCTCTTTATAGCAGAGCCAGTAGCTCGGCCTTAACATTCTTCTTCAAATTCGGGCAGCGGTTATGAAAACAGCGGAACTCCAAAACAATGTTATAAAGTGTCTACAAACTGAAAAGCTAACCTGGCTGAACTCTTCCAAAAGGCCCAATATTAAAGGATGGATTCTTTTGACAGGTACATAAGAAAAATCTCTTAAATGGGTTTCTTGGGCTCCATTATTACCAGTGTCTTTACAGAAAGTGCCAACTGTACCTTATAAGCATTTGGCAGCAAGAAGATCCATTTCAGTAAGTCAAGAGAGCTGGTAGATTTTACTTATGATATGTAGATATTTTAAAGCAATCTAAATGTTATTTGACCTGTAAGTATTGTAAGGAAATTATCGTACTTACCCTtaccatctttgtttttcttcttcacagaTATGTTTGGCGTAGTGGCCGGGGAATCTGGTCgtggaggttttgtttttctccctgaaaACAGAACAGCTCTGCATAAGGATTTGCCATCAAAAGTGAGAGAAATGGACAATTTAGCTGTTTATAAATGCTATTTGGTCATTTATCCTAAATTTCAAATGCCAAATactttatacacatacacaatatCACACATACTGGTTTCCTAAAATACTATTTActcaaaaggaaaagaa of Halichoerus grypus chromosome 4, mHalGry1.hap1.1, whole genome shotgun sequence contains these proteins:
- the ELF1 gene encoding ETS-related transcription factor Elf-1 isoform X1; its protein translation is MAAVVQQNDLVFEFASNVMEDEQQLGDPAIFPAVIVEHVPGADILNSYAGLACVEEPNDMITESSLDVAEEEIIDDDDDDITLTVEASCPNGDETIETIEAAEALLNMDSPGPMLDEKRINNNIFSSSEDDIVVAPITHVSVTLDGIPEVMETQQVQETYAHSPGASSPEQPKRKKGRKTKPPRPDSPATTPNISVKKKNKDGKGNTIYLWEFLLALLQDKATCPKYIKWTQREKGIFKLVDSKAVSRLWGKHKNKPDMNYETMGRALRYYYQRGILAKVEGQRLVYQFKEMPKDLIYIDDEDPGSSIESSDPSLASTTTSSRNQASRSRVSSSPGMKGGATTVLKPGNSKATKPKDPVEVAQPSEVLRTVQPTQSPYPTQLFRTIHVVQPVQAVPEGEAGGASSVQDETLHSSVQSIRTIQAPAQVPVVVSPGNQHLHTVTLQTVPITTVIASTDPSSGAGSQKFILQAIPSSQPMTVLKENVMLQSQKPGSPPSIVLSPAHVQQVLTSNVQSISNGTVTVASSPSFSAATPVVTFSPRSSQLVAHPPGTVITSVIKAQETKTLTQEAVKKEAEDNWKEDSEKTEPQPQPYVMVVSNSNGFVSQVAMKQNELLEPNSF
- the ELF1 gene encoding ETS-related transcription factor Elf-1 isoform X2; protein product: MAAVVQQNDLVFEFASNVMEDEQQLGDPAIFPAVIVEHVPGADILNSYAGLACVEEPNDMITESSLDVAEEEIIDDDDDDITLTVEASCPNGDETIETIEAAEALLNMDSPGPMLDEKRINGIPEVMETQQVQETYAHSPGASSPEQPKRKKGRKTKPPRPDSPATTPNISVKKKNKDGKGNTIYLWEFLLALLQDKATCPKYIKWTQREKGIFKLVDSKAVSRLWGKHKNKPDMNYETMGRALRYYYQRGILAKVEGQRLVYQFKEMPKDLIYIDDEDPGSSIESSDPSLASTTTSSRNQASRSRVSSSPGMKGGATTVLKPGNSKATKPKDPVEVAQPSEVLRTVQPTQSPYPTQLFRTIHVVQPVQAVPEGEAGGASSVQDETLHSSVQSIRTIQAPAQVPVVVSPGNQHLHTVTLQTVPITTVIASTDPSSGAGSQKFILQAIPSSQPMTVLKENVMLQSQKPGSPPSIVLSPAHVQQVLTSNVQSISNGTVTVASSPSFSAATPVVTFSPRSSQLVAHPPGTVITSVIKAQETKTLTQEAVKKEAEDNWKEDSEKTEPQPQPYVMVVSNSNGFVSQVAMKQNELLEPNSF
- the ELF1 gene encoding ETS-related transcription factor Elf-1 isoform X3, encoding MITESSLDVAEEEIIDDDDDDITLTVEASCPNGDETIETIEAAEALLNMDSPGPMLDEKRINNNIFSSSEDDIVVAPITHVSVTLDGIPEVMETQQVQETYAHSPGASSPEQPKRKKGRKTKPPRPDSPATTPNISVKKKNKDGKGNTIYLWEFLLALLQDKATCPKYIKWTQREKGIFKLVDSKAVSRLWGKHKNKPDMNYETMGRALRYYYQRGILAKVEGQRLVYQFKEMPKDLIYIDDEDPGSSIESSDPSLASTTTSSRNQASRSRVSSSPGMKGGATTVLKPGNSKATKPKDPVEVAQPSEVLRTVQPTQSPYPTQLFRTIHVVQPVQAVPEGEAGGASSVQDETLHSSVQSIRTIQAPAQVPVVVSPGNQHLHTVTLQTVPITTVIASTDPSSGAGSQKFILQAIPSSQPMTVLKENVMLQSQKPGSPPSIVLSPAHVQQVLTSNVQSISNGTVTVASSPSFSAATPVVTFSPRSSQLVAHPPGTVITSVIKAQETKTLTQEAVKKEAEDNWKEDSEKTEPQPQPYVMVVSNSNGFVSQVAMKQNELLEPNSF